One Aphelocoma coerulescens isolate FSJ_1873_10779 chromosome 8, UR_Acoe_1.0, whole genome shotgun sequence genomic region harbors:
- the KIAA1614 gene encoding uncharacterized protein KIAA1614 homolog, with protein sequence MEGSPPAEARRLPRPPKQHIQSGGRSPAPLERPEAARGPHAVLEGKVKALKEKRGGRPGTPAAAPERPSPKKPRPRRGKPGAEAAAVEPQAQLRTYLTDGLLDGGEPGSPPAPATRAGTPGLWRVPAPRGDVPGGPELPPDKGSRSWCSASLHERPSPSEEARTPLRDRGRPSASPPSAESWERLSLAERVERNRRLLQEVLGLAALEMPASDGDWDSGVSLQDAEGCRAFVAGQELELSPRHEQAKQLLQRARMKARTNPLRASHDILLLPAAAPRPREPSGRPSVAPRDGGSLSDSSSGESSCGRPQRPRGPSPSRVRFEDESARDAEVRYLERLQLRHRRALGSALPSPEPAGSRQPGDGAGQPKARSGDLVVGGKCSTCGSFLGAAAGRGTDMQAAPDVARSSPASQRSVPGDGRGPSTAQTEPKIRPLGPGGSPLWILPSRQRIHTEKIKETYIGDITYIDEVDSALESTDTSDGCRTDSEEARPRSPHLQGHQDPRTRGHRTPRAAPQPEARARKGMCVASSGPKNEDSGGATKQTGAICPPPPGRTSSREDGEPHRHLGGSKGVGDTARPPQQPSEPPEPSPQLRTSTPIPGTHVPAPPPTKKACSQVPCRKALLSSSSRQASSQGARGPEPEAGSAAPPQLGATAGPGERRGPCSPRWLPGSPLRALSTNNCNNTHGQDAPGMARGALPHPAASPVTPVPPEAARPAGEAAGMPGAQQQPHPAGSAAHGEPGRPVSRKGSSASASGLKKLLCSLSQSTKQRLGRFRCYSMEQLPAPGGSPLGGPGVKKSPSLQSLQLVSPFCQPQKAASIQSLHSQLGKAPRASAYLLPQTTADRKGGSGPQRSLSVEDIGAPVQLRAVGRVVAVFPDGTSQLELQRPPHGTFGFSITSGHGRPDTGVYVQEMVDAGTAKLYAGLLGVGDEILQVNGAAVSGLGLARIRELLLQADTLSLRVLRHRPAPR encoded by the exons ATGGAGGGGAGCCCTCCCGCTGAGGCGCGGCGCCTGCCGCGGCCCCCCAAGCAGCACATCCAGagcggcggccggagccctgccccgctggagcGCCCCGAGGCCGCCCGCGGCCCCCACGCCGTCCTGGAGGGCAAGGTGAAGGCGCTGAAGGAgaagcggggcgggcggccgggGACCCCCGCAGCTGCCCCCGAGCGCCCCTCGCCCAAGAagccgcggccccggcgggggaaGCCgggggcggaggcggcggcggtggaGCCGCAGGCTCAGCTCCGGACCTACCTGACGGACGGGCTGCTGGATGGAGGGGAGCCCGgcagccccccggccccggcgacCCGCGCCGGCACCCCGGGGCTCTGGCGGGTGCCAGCACCCAGGGGAGATGTGCCGGGAGGCCCCGAGCTCCCCCCGGACAAGGGCAGCAGATCCTGGTGCTCTGCCTCCCTCCATGAGAGACCCTCCCCGAGTGAAGAGGCGCGAACTCCGCTGCGGGACCGGGGGCGTCCCTCGGCGTCCCCTCCCTCGGCGGAGAGCTGGGAGAGGCTCTCGCTGGCCGAACGGGTGGAAAGGAACCggcggctgctgcaggaggtgcTGGGCCTTGCCGCACTCG AGATGCCAGCGAGCGATGGGGACTGGGACTCGGGGGTTTCACTGCAGGACGCGGAGGGCTGCAG GGCCTTTGTCGCCGGGCAGGAACTCGAGCTGAGCCCGCGGCACGAGCAGgccaagcagctgctgcagcgcGCCCGCATGAAGGCTCGGACGAACCCCCTGCGCGCCAGCCACgacatcctcctcctccccgccgccgccccgcgccccaG ggagcCCAGCGGGAGGCCGAGCGTCGCCCCGCGGGACGGCGGGAGCCTGAGCGACTCGTCCAGCGGGGAGTCGAGCTGCGGGCGGCCGCAGCGGCCGCGGGGACCGTCCCCGTCCCGCGTCCGCTTCGAGGACGAGTCGGCCCGGGACGCCGAGGTGCGGTACCTGGAGCGGCTGCAGCTGCGGCACCGGCGGGCGCTGGGCTCGGCGCTCCCCTCGCCAGAGCCGGCCGGCAGCAGGCAGCCGGGGGACGGGGCTGGCCAGCCCAAAGCCCGCAGTGGCGACCTCGTGGTCGGGGGCAAGTGCAGCACCTGCGGCTCCTTCCTCGGTGCTGCCGCCGGCCGGGGCACGGATATGCAAGCTGCCCCCGACGTGGCCAGAAGTAGCCCTGCGTCACAAAGAAGCGTCCCAGGAGATGGCAGGGGGCCGAGCACTGCCCAGACAGAGCCTAAAATCAGGCCTCTGGGCCCCGGAGGGTCCCCGCTGTGGATCCTGCCCTCCCGGCAGCGCATCCACACCGAGAAGATCAAGGAGACCTACATCGGGGACATCACCTACATTGACGAGGTGGACTCGGCCCTGGAGAGCACCGACACCTCCGACGGCTGCCGGACGGACAGCGAGGAGGCCAGACCCCGCAGCCCCCACCTGCAGGGGCACCAGGACCCCAGGACTCGCGGCCACAGAACTCCCCGTGCTGCCCCGCAGCCAGAGGCGAGGGCTAGGAAGGGGATGTGTGTGGCCAGCAGTGGCCCCAAGAACGAGGACTCGGGTGGTGCCACGAAGCAAACGGGGGCCATTTGCCCCCCACCACCGGGAAGAACCAGCAGCCGGGAAGATGGGGAACCCCATCGGCATCTCGGGGGCAGCAAGGGAGTGGGAGACACTGCTCGTCCCCCGCAGCAGCCCAGTGAGCCCCCGGAGCCTTCCCCGCAGCTGAGGACCAGCACCCCCATTCCAGGCACCCAcgtccctgctccccctcctACCAAGAAGGCCTGCTCCCAGGTGCCTTGCAGGAAAGcgctgctctccagcagcagccgccaGGCGTCGAGCCAAGGCGCCCGCGGCCCGGAGCCGGAGGCAGGCAGCGCCGCCCCACCCCAGCTCGGGGccacggcggggccgggcgagcGGCGgggtccctgcagccccaggtggCTCCCGGGGAGCCCCCTCCGTGCCTTGTCCACCAACAACTGCAACAACACCCACGGGCAGGACGCCCCGGGGATGGCCAGAG GAGCACTGCCACACCCCGCTGCCAGCCCCGTCACCCCCGTGCCCCCGGAGGctgctcgtcccgccggggaaGCTGCCGGGATGCCGGGAgcgcagcagcagccgcacccGGCCGGGAGCGCGGCGCACGG GGAGCCGGGGCGGCCAGTGAGCCGCAAGGGCAGCAGCGCTTCAGCATCAGGGCTGAAGAAGCTCCTGTGCAGCCTGAGCCAGAGCACCAAGCAGCGCCTGGGCCGCTTCCGCTGCTACAGCATGGAGCAGCTCCCGGCCCCCGGCGGCTCCCCGCTGGGCGGTCCTGGTGTCAAGAAGTCCCCGTCCCTGCAGTCCCTGCAGCTG GTGTCACCCTTCTGCCAGCCCCAAAAAGCCGCCTCTATCCAGAGCCTGCACTCCCAACTGGGCAAGGCACCCCGTGCCAGCGCCTACCTCCTGCCCCAGACCACGGCTGACAG GAAGGGGGGCTCAGGGCCGCAGCGCTCGCTGAGTGTAGAGGACATCGGGGCGCCCGTCCAGCTGCGCGCAGTGGGGCGCGTGGTCGCAGTCTTCCCTGATGGCACCagccagctggagctgcagcgaCCGCCCCATGGCACCTTTGGGTTCTCCATCACCTCCGGGCACGGCCGGCCTGACACAG GTGTCTATGTGCAGGAGATGGTGGATGCCGGCACAGCCAAGCTCTATGCGGGGCTCCTGGGCGTGGGGGACGAGATCCTGCAGGTCAACGGCGCGGCCGTctcggggctggggctggcccGCATCCgcgagctgctgctccaggccgACACCCTGTCCCTCCGCGTGCTCCGGCACCGCCCAGCGCCACGGTAG
- the STX6 gene encoding syntaxin-6, whose translation MSMEDPFFVVKGEVQKAVNTAQGLFQRWTELLQDPSIATREEIDWTTNELRNNLRSIEWDLEDLDETISIVEANPRKFNLDATELGIRKAFITSTRQVVRDMKDQMSNSSMQALAERKNRQALLGESGSQSWSSGPDKYSRLDRDLQLANSHFIEEQQAQQQLIVEQQDEQLELVSGSIGVLKNMSQRIGGELEEQAVMLDDFSHELDSTQSRLDNVMKKLAKVSHMTSDRRQWCAIVVLFIILLVVLILIFVL comes from the exons atGTCGATGGAGGACCCCTTCTTCGTGGTGAAGGG ggaggtgcAGAAAGCTGTGAACACTGCCCAGGGGCTCTTCCAGAGGTGGACAGAGCTCTTGCAAGATCCCTCCATTGCCACAAGAGAAGAAATCGACTGGACCACGAATGAGCTCAGAAACAACCTGCGGAGCATCGAGTGGGACCTGGAGGACTTGGATGAAACCATTA GCATTGTCGAGGCAAACCCACGGAAATTCAACCTGGATGCCACAGAGCTGGGAATCCGGAAAGCCTTCATCACCAGCACACGGCAGGTGGTCAGG GACATGAAGGATCAGATGTCAAACTCCTCCATGCAAGCACtggctgaaagaaaaaacaggcaG GCACTCCTGGGAGAGAGTGGGAGTCAGAGTTGGAGCTCTGGACCTGACAAATACAGCCGTCTGGACCGGGATCTGCAATTAGCAAATTCACACTTCATCGAGGAACAGCAAGCTCAACAACAG ctgATTGTGGAGCAGCAGGATGAGCAGTTGGAGCTGGTCTCTGGCAGCATCGGGGTGCTGAAGAACATGTCCCAGCGCATTGGcggggagctggaggagcaagCAGT GATGCTGGACGACTTCTCCCATGAGTTAGACAGCACTCAGTCGCGCCTTGATAATGTCATGAAGAAGCTCGCCAAAGTGTCTCACATGACGAGTG atCGACGGCAGTGGTGTGCAATTGTTGTCCTCTTCATCATCTTGCTAGTGGTGCTCATCCTGATTTTTGTCCTGTGA